GCGGGGCCTGGGATTTCCTGGCCAAGCCCTTCACGCCCGAGGAGCTGCGCGCCGTGGCCCAGAAAGCCGCCCAGCGCATCCTGCTGGAGCGCCGCGCGCGCGAGCTGGCCGAGGAGAAGCGCCGGGTGCGCTTCCAGTTCATCAGCGTGCTGGCCCACGAGCTGAAGGCGCCGCTGGCCGTGCTGGAGAGCTACCTGGACCTGATCCAGCGCCGCACCATGGGCCCCGAGCTGGCCACCTACGATCCCTTCCTGGGGCGCAGCCTGGAGCGCATCCACGGCATGCGCAAGCTGATCTTCGATCTGCTGGACCTGACCCGGATCGAGAGCGGCCAGAAGCAGCGCGACCTGCAGCCCACCGACCTGGCGGTGCTGGCCCGGGGCGCGCTGGAAGCCGTCAAGCCCCAGGCCGACGAGCGCGGAATCACGTTGACTTTGGAAGGGCCGGAGAGCCTGCCGCTGACGGCGGACACGGGCGAGCTGGAGATCCTCTTCAACAACCTGCTCTCCAACGCGGTCAAGTACAACCGCGAGGGCGGCAGCGTGGCGCTGCGACTCTTCGAAGAGGGCCCCGTGCTGCGCATCGAGGTCCAGGACACGGGCATCGGCATGAGCGAAGCGGAGGTGGGACGCCTGTTCGGCGAGTTCGTGCGGATCAAGAACGAGCACACGCGCCACATCAGCGGCAGCGGGCTGGGCCTCTCCATCCTCAAGCGCCTCTGCGCGCTCTACTCCGGCGACGTGACGGTGACCAGCGCGGCGGGCGTGGGAAGCACCTTCACAGTGACGCTGGCGCGGGGGCTCTGAGCAGCCGCTGTGTCCGTCATCCCCCGGCTTGTCCGGGGGATCCCAGCCCCTCACCGGTTTTCCCGGCGAATGCCGGGGGCGGTGATTGCCACCTTTCTGCTTGCGCGCAGAAAGGTGGCGCCAAAGACGCGCTTTTTCTCACCCGCCAGAGTCAGCCCGCCTCCCGGCGGGCTTCCGCTGGCGGCAGCCCCTCATTCCTCGAGCCAGGTAGCTGGTTCGTCCTTCGGACTTCACCCAGTTTCTGGTTCAGGCCTGAAGGCCTTCACCTCACGTGATCCAATGAGCTCCGTGCCTCTGTGCCTCTGTGACTCTGTGGTGAAGAACCACAGGGTGATGTCTGAACTGCGACCTTCACCGCCCGTGACACAAATCGACTTCGAGCCTTCGGGCCTTCGTGCTCAAACAGATCTCGGGTAGTTCGAGGACCACCCCAGGTCAAGACCGATTCGGATTCCGTGCCTCTGCGGTGGAGATGCTCCGCTGTCCCAACCCCGCCCGTCGCCCAAGCTCCTGTCAAGCATCCAACAACTAGATTGCGCCCCGCGCGCGAGCGTTGGTCGGCGCGCCTCGACAGCCCCGATTCCAGCTAGGAGATTTCCCCATGTCCCTGATCATCGACGGCGGCCAGCTGAGCATCGAACTGGTGGAGCGCGTGGCCCGCTTGGGCGAGAGAGTGGAGCTGGCCCCG
This genomic stretch from Candidatus Delongbacteria bacterium harbors:
- a CDS encoding ATP-binding protein, whose product is MIDELHVLIVDDEPGMRGGAQRALRLARAALPEDGGEVGFACETAGSVGEARARLEQGGVDLLLLDYKLPDGTGLDVLEWLKSQPHPPLTVMITAYASLEMAVSTTKSGAWDFLAKPFTPEELRAVAQKAAQRILLERRARELAEEKRRVRFQFISVLAHELKAPLAVLESYLDLIQRRTMGPELATYDPFLGRSLERIHGMRKLIFDLLDLTRIESGQKQRDLQPTDLAVLARGALEAVKPQADERGITLTLEGPESLPLTADTGELEILFNNLLSNAVKYNREGGSVALRLFEEGPVLRIEVQDTGIGMSEAEVGRLFGEFVRIKNEHTRHISGSGLGLSILKRLCALYSGDVTVTSAAGVGSTFTVTLARGL